One Brassica napus cultivar Da-Ae chromosome A5, Da-Ae, whole genome shotgun sequence DNA window includes the following coding sequences:
- the LOC111215725 gene encoding protein BIG GRAIN 1-like A, with amino-acid sequence METWEKPRLSSSRDHYRQPSFSSTLLDQIYRSIDDSPPLESTRKKKHPHRNNTSLHEEHASDKLVFHRRSIAADFERSRRTTATSISSVFLTYSNSSSSDSSGLSSSELDSFYLRSKSSPPHTRQPKPIRTSVVEKPSSKQEHGGFLRTKSKALKIYTDLKKVKQPLSPGGRLATFLNSLFTNASSNHKKLKKINTTVSSSAEQPPQSSSNTTCSSTSSFSRSCLSKTPSSSGKSKRSVRFCPVNVILDEDSSIHIPYGYSNKLHGNNVERHVMEEENRRVIEAAKDLIRTYQKNKDHLAVTTCDNVQEDDEDDIDDDAASYASSDLFELENLSAIGIERYREELPVYETTRLDNTNRAIATSLIV; translated from the coding sequence ATGGAGACTTGGGAGAAGCCAAGACTTTCATCTTCAAGAGATCACTACCGTCAACCTTCCTTCTCCTCCACTCTCCTCGACCAAATCTACCGCTCCATCGACGACTCCCCTCCCCTAGAATCCACTAGAAAGAAGAAGCACCCGCACCGTAATAACACATCTCTTCACGAGGAACATGCTTCAGACAAACTCGTCTTTCACCGCCGCTCCATCGCCGCTGACTTCGAGAGATCCCGGAGAACCACCGCCACCTCCATCTCCTCCGTTTTCCTCACATATTCCAACTCCAGCTCCTCTGACTCAAGCGGGCTCTCCTCCTCCGAGCTAGACTCCTTCTACCTACGCTCCAAGTCCTCTCCTCCGCACACTCGTCAACCGAAGCCTATTCGAACCTCCGTGGTAGAGAAACCTAGCAGCAAACAAGAACACGGTGGTTTCTTGAGAACCAAGTCAAAGGCGTTAAAGATCTACACCGACTTGAAAAAAGTGAAACAACCTCTCTCTCCCGGAGGACGCCTCGCTACTTTCCTCAACTCTCTCTTCACAAACGCATCAAGCAACCATAAGAAGCTTAAAAAAATCAACACCACCGTCTCTTCCTCAGCGGAGCAGCCACCACAGTCCTCCTCCAACACCACATGCTCCTCCACGTCCTCTTTCTCCAGATCTTGCTTAAGCAAAACTCCATCGTCGAGTGGTAAATCCAAAAGATCCGTAAGGTTCTGTCCAGTGAACGTTATCCTCGACGAAGACTCCTCCATCCATATCCCTTACGGTTATAGTAACAAGCTGCATGGAAACAACGTCGAACGCCACGTCATGGAGGAGGAGAACCGACGCGTTATCGAAGCGGCTAAGGATCTTATTAGGACGTACCAAAAGAACAAGGATCATTTGGCCGTGACAACGTGCGACAATGTTCAAGAAGATGACGAGGATGATATTGATGATGATGCGGCGAGTTACGCGAGCTCTGACCTGTTTGAGTTGGAGAATCTTTCGGCTATTGGGATCGAGAGGTATCGAGAAGAGTTACCAGTCTACGAGACCACTCGTTTGGATAATACGAATCGAGCTATTGCTACAAGTTTAATTGTataa
- the LOC111215943 gene encoding ubiquitin-like protein ATG12A — MSSVRKIVVHLRATGGAPILKQNKFKISGTDKFAKVIDFLGRQLHSDSLFVYVNSAFSPNPDESVIDLYNNFGIDGKLVVNYACSMAWG, encoded by the exons ATGAGCTCCGTTCGGAAAA ttGTTGTTCATCTAAGAGCTACAGGAGGTGCTCCAATACTGAAACAAAATAAGTTCAAG ATTTCAGGGACGGATAAGTTTGCTAAAGTGATTGATTTTCTAGGAAGGCAGCTTCACTCTGACTCATTg TTTGTGTATGTAAACAGTGCTTTCTCGCCAAACCCTGATGAGTCAGTAATTGATCTATACAat AACTTTGGGATAGATGGGAAACTGGTGGTGAACTATGCTTGTTCCATGGCATGGGGATAA
- the LOC111215944 gene encoding protein TRACHEARY ELEMENT DIFFERENTIATION-RELATED 7A-like — translation MGFLNIVLLVAMILSFHTFLLAQSQQQDQDQDRRQSQSSPPPPHSFWESQSAPPPTPQLNTPPPPQSSVVIMSPPPPPSPSPPPPPPPPPSPSPPPPPPPPNSPPPPPSELASPPQSHRNKPRRLRPPPPPLRTFNQSEKSGLLNTGKIVGLVFAGIAALLQICVVAFLVFKRNQLLRMTHTY, via the coding sequence ATGGGGTTTTTGAATATCGTTTTACTCGTGGCGATGATTCTCAGTTTCCATACCTTCCTCCTTGCTCAATCACAACAACAAGATCAAGATCAAGATCGACGCCAATCTCAatcctctcctcctcctccgcatTCATTTTGGGAGTCGCAATCTGCTCCTCCACCGACTCCTCAGCTCAATacccctcctcctcctcaatcCAGCGTTGTCATTATGTCTCCTCCGCCACCACCCTCACCctcacctcctcctcctccgccgcctcCACCATCTCCATCACCTCCtccgcctcctcctcctcctaattctccacctcctcctccgaGTGAGCTAGCTTCTCCCCCGCAGTCTCATAGAAACAAACCACGGAGGTTACGGCCGCCTCCTCCACCTCTACGGACCTTCAATCAGTCGGAGAAAAGCGGCCTGTTAAACACCGGGAAGATCGTCGGTCTGGTGTTCGCCGGGATCGCAGCATTGCTGCAGATTTGCGTCGTAGCTTTCTTGGTCTTCAAGAGAAATCAACTCCTAAGGATGACACATACTTATTGA
- the LOC106448590 gene encoding growth-regulating factor 5 gives MMSLSGNGGRTIERPPFTPTQWQELENQALIYKYMVSGVPVPPELIFSIRRSLDSSLVSRLLPHQSIGWGCYQMGFGRKPDPEPGRCRRTDGKKWRCSREAYPDSKYCEKHMHRGRNRARKSIDQNQTTAPLTSPSLSFPNNNNPSPTLSSSSSTYSASSSSPSIDAYSNINRLGVGSSNSRGYFNNHSLDYPYPLSSPKQQQQQTLHHASALSLHQNASTASQFNALASATDHKDFRYFQGIGERVGVGERTFFPEVSRSFQDSPYHHQQPLATVMNDPYHSGTDHKVDHQHHTYSSVSSTSQPDQDHHRQQQQQCFVMGADMFNKPTRTVFANTSRQDHQEEEEKDSSETKKSLHHFFGEDWAQNKNNSDSWLDLSSHSRLDTGS, from the exons atgATGAGTCTAAGTGGAAATGGTGGGAGAACAATAGAGAGGCCTCCATTTACACCAACACAATGGCAAGAACTGGAGAATCAAGCCCTAATTTACAAGTACATGGTCTCAGGAGTTCCTGTCCCACCTGAGCTCATCTTCTCCATTAGAAGAAGCTTGGACTCTTCCTTGGTCTCTAGACTCCTCCCTCACCAATCCA TTGGGTGGGGATGCTATCAGATGGGGTTTGGTAGAAAACCAGATCCAGAACCAGGAAGGTGCAGAAGAACAGATGGTAAGAAATGGAGATGCTCAAGAGAAGCATACCCAGATTCAAAGTACTGTGAAAAACACATGCACAGAGGAAGGAACCGTGCCAGAAAATCTATTGATCAGAATCAGACAACTGCTCCTTTAACATCACCATCTCTCTCTTTccccaacaacaacaacccaAGCCCtaccttgtcttcttcctcctctacttattcagcttcttcttcatctccttccaTTGATGCTTACAGTAATATCAACAGACTTGGTGTTGGTAGTAGTAACAGTAGAGGTTACTTCAACAACCATTCCCTTGACTATCCTTATCCTTTGTCCTCACCtaaacagcaacaacaacagacTCTTCATCATGCTTCTGCTTTGTCTCTTCACCAAAACGCATCTACTGCTTCTCAGTTCAATGCCTTAGCTTCTGCAACTGACCATAAAGACTTCAG ATACTTTCAAGGGATTGGGGAGAGAGTTGGAGTTGGGGAGAGAACCTTTTTTCCAGAAGTTTCTAGAAGCTTTCAAGATTCTCCATATCATCACCAACAACCGTTAGCAACAGTAATGAATGACCCGTACCACTCTGGTACTGATCATAAGGTTGATCATCAGCATCACACATACTCATCCGTATCATCAACATCTCAGCCTGATCAAGATCATCATCGACAACAACAGCAGCAATGTTTTGTTATGGGCGCTGACATGTTCAACAAACCCACAAGAACTGTCTTCGCAAACACATCTAGACAAGATcatcaagaagaggaggagaaagATTCATCAGAAACAAAGAAGTCTCTACATCATTTCTTTGGTGAGGACTGGGCGCAGAACAAAAACAATTCAGATTCTTGGCTTGACCTTTCTTCCCATTCAAGACTGGACACTG GTAGTTGA